Sequence from the Populus nigra chromosome 17, ddPopNigr1.1, whole genome shotgun sequence genome:
tccagacatccgggtgggccctcctcagcttctgcttgactggcttacaaccttcttccaacggtatcttgtgtactGCAATATTTGTATCTAAACCgggcatatcttcataggaccaagcaaaaaCATCTGAATACTCTTGTAATAGggtgatcatttttatcctttgttccgaagtaattagggtacctattttcaactccttcttgaactgatcactgcctacattgatggtttcgagttcctctgtggcaggtttccaagtctgttcctgttgttctactagcctggtgaattcactgatattgctttcatcccactcttcttcttccatagttatcacatgttcattcaagtttggccatttattcttgatgctgaatgtatgtaatgttgtaggagatccgctttcaggattcctgaaagcgggaagtgtttggtgtaaatgcataacaaagaaagcaatttgtgaaaagtgcatgatctcacaatttatttaaagaaaaggtgggctccatgacaaacataaaatctagctgacatcatgagccttgattgtcaactagaggaaataaaagcaaacataagcaatgacaaaagcacgttaaggcaaacaaagttggtttacattttgaaaactactggagcttcttgggtcacccagttctgaaacttctcgtcctgagccaacttgcgcacaaaggtcttggctgagacgtcttctatggtgtagaccgtcagttgtgggagtgcttcatctccctttcttgctactgTCTTCATATCATCTTCTTCTATCTTGTTTGCCCCCAAGGTATTTATACTCATGTTGGACAGCTCTTGATCAAGACTTTCGgcttctttatcatgttgcattatgtatgcagcttttgggaaCGACACGCTAaggggagggatttctagcttttctttttcaggctctcttcctttaattctagccatccttcttgcccttcttcgaccagcagcccaccgataatcctcCTGGTTAGGTTGataccctaacccaaatctttgagcagcACTTTTTATCCTTGCCTGGTTAACCCCTCCTGGTATCCCGATAATaaggttatactgaaatgggatcccgcggtTCAAGAAGCATagacttgccatccttgctgcttctgagatccttggccttcttaaTACTATGTTCTCCGGTacccagtcagtgttcacaatctcaaaggcgTGGATATTGGTATCCTTGCAAATATCTGCTTCGATAAAAGGCACAGCtacattctttatcatggatactgtctcctcggccttgacagttactaacatcccattcatgatatacttcaggcattgatgcaatgacgaagctactgcccccgctgcatgaatccaaggtcttcctaacagcatactataggaagggtggatatccataacttgaagtgttactaggaacatttgtggtcccacatatagctccacttctaaagtcccaattattggcctaggcGAGCCATCATACGCTCTAGCCATCAGAGTACTGggctttatatgggattcatcgatcggcatttcttccagaatgtgctttggcaacacgttaagggccgagccattatcaatgagtacttttcctatgaggcagtccttgcacctaaccgtaatgtataagggcttgttatgtccggtaccttcagcatcaagttcatcagccgtgaagtataggtaattagttgcatggatcctccccactagatgctccatggttttatgttcaatgtcttggggtacatatgcctcattcaataccttttgcaaagcatttcgatgcggctcagagctgagtatcaaggacatcagggagatcctagctggagtcttctttagttgatctactatgcaatattcactatgcttgatcaacttcaagaattcattcgactcctcttccgttaccggcttattGACTTCTAGTGCTTTGTCTAGATCCACCACTTCTttaccctttccttttctcaacTCCTCaggcgtaaagcaacgaccactcctggttaagccacttatctcagtctggaacaaaggaaaaggagctcgaacgttggaggtataaccataattataaggcatggcgttgtgattcccttttgtgtaggatggtttaaccaagattagccttgggggcccattagccgtttgttggatcctgcatactcctgtcatctcatcttgaccttccatcatgctcacctcaaccctgctctccatgggttcaattctcaattgccccatttttaacatttttgcaattatttccccaaactcgatgcaatcttcaatatgatgtccatctcttccatggaactcacaataatcaCCCACCGCCGGATGGCTTTCCACATTcgcctctagaaatcctgatcgtactaacatgtcgtacatcttttccatagacaccttcaacatcttgcattgatttccaacttctatcatgcttattccactactacttgaggcatgtttaggcaacgggtttgaattaatgttgggcttgtcttcaaatgatacccatcctatcttaataagctccaacaatcttttcttaaaagcgtaacaggtttcaatcccatgcccgggattacccgcatggtactcacaagtcaactcgggcttgtaccaaattgggaatggtggttgtaatggtagtgtagggataggagcgatgtgcccaatgctcaatagtttggcgtacaagtccttcaaaggcatgggtagtggcggtagttgttctgaagggtatcttatatagggtctttgattttggtggtttgactggttatttgttcgattaggggaaaaaggttggttaaagttcatgtgtgagaatggagaggtaggtacttgtggattgtgggaatatactttcttgcccttatacccgccttccaaATTGTTAATatcgccttctctctttcttctaataaaacccttcttttccacTGGCATTGCTATTCGCCCAGCTTTGATCCCTTGTTCTATtctttcagctatgcgtaccacatcatagaaatgttgagaggagctacccattaggtgctcataataaggtgccttgaaggtattggcaaacaagctcaccatttctgtttctatcaaagggggttggacatgcattgcctcatccctccatctttgcgcataagcccttaccgactcctggctctttttctccattgccattagacttgttcgatcaggagcgatttccatgttaaacttgtactgtttgaggaaagcctccaccaagtctctccaacttctgatcttgacactatctaacctcatgtaccaactcaaaGCGGACCTTGAGAGGctatcctgaaagaaatagattagcagcttatcatcgcggatcacttctgccattttattacagtaggaacgaaggtgagtgtttgggcattccaaaccagtgtacttaatgaactctggtatcctgaaatcttttggtaccacgatgtttggtaccagacatacttcggctgctcgcatagggtcaaaccagtcattaccctcaactgcccttaacatttcttccaaagcaaacaacttgtcctggtccatcagactgggagacctattatccggggTTCCTTCCGCTGTTAAGTCAACAGTGACTGGAGCATGAGTTGGTAGAATAGGAGTAATAGGCACAAACTGCTGtccattggccgagtttgccccctggttttgagatgtttgaggaatgtgaactgctggtgctccttcaagctgttgtgctgatgttccctccccattcttagctcttagaagctgCTCCAGTAAGTCGGTTAGCCTAGAAACTTCATTCTTcacggactccaactcggtctgataatgtgactctaagtgagctctctcttcgttctccattcttgctcgagaccgggtgttgtggattttggatgtaggacctatgtttcacgatctggcGTGCATATGATGTATTAAAATGAatgcttgatgaaaatatgatgctcGTGCAATGTATAATTTAGAGTCGACTCATGACTTTCGTAATCCTTTAGGCAAAATTTCTGAGTTGACCCGATTACTGTAAAGGAGGGTTTGCCAAGTTCTTATCATAGTAGCTCACCAAACacattagaaaaagaaagataggtCATGGCCTTCTTATAAATAGAAATTGTTCGTACAATGCTTGCAAAACAGGGCGTTATACACTGCTACCCTTAAAAGGCATTTCCTCTATTAGCTAAGTCCCCAATAAAACAGGTGATGGCCGCCATATATTCTCGGTACTTTGAAGCGTCATTTCCAACTTGGGTAGCTTGTTGTTGCAATCTTTCTGCATAGCGGGCTGCTTGCTCTACCTGCTTCGTTACGTGCCTTATCTTATCATGGAAAACGGTGTTATCTGCAATTATCACTTCGTTGCTGGCTCCTAGGGCTTCATTACTTCTTTCCAACACCCGGACCATATCCTCTGACCGGGCCAACTTATCCCTTACCCTCTGTAGTTCTTCCTTTTCGATATCCAGCTCGgctattttggagttaatttgaactGTAAAGCTGTCCATGTAGTCTTGACATTCTTGACGCTCTTGCTTAGCCTTACTGAGCTCCTCTTCCATCTCGAAGTAGTGGCTTCTCATCTCTTTTAACTCTTCTTCTCGTATCTCCATCTTCGATTGTAAAGCCATCATCCTTCCTTTCGAAGACTCGGCTCTCTTCTGGTAATCTCTCATATCAGACTCTGCCGCCTTTCTCGAACTTCTCTCTTCCTCCAATTGCATCATATATTGAGCTCTGATCCTTCTTTCCTCTTCTATGTCGAGATGGGCTAGccgatttttctctttttcaacttcTAGCTTCTTTAAAAGCAGGCTCCTTCCCTTTTCCAAGGAATCCATCATCTCTTTATCGACACTCATCTTGCCTTTGGTTGATCTCTTAACCTTAGCCAACTCTTTTTGTATGAGCCCGTTTTTGTTAGACAGCTCATCATACTCAGTTATTCGATTCCTTAACTCAGCTTTAACCgcttttgttatttcttcagCTACCTCGGCCTTTTTCTGCCACTCCATTAAGGACGTTAATCGTTTATCCTGTTTTTTCCAACTGCTGGTTCAAGTAAACCCTCatcttgttttcttcttctaattgatCTTCTAACAGGCGTTGCTGCCCTTTGCTCTTGCTGAGATCGATTCTACATTGTTCTAGCTGCTTTCTCAACTCTTCCTCAATATcaatccttttccttttttgttgctcAATTGTGGATTCTGGATGTTTTGGTGTTGAGAAATCCCT
This genomic interval carries:
- the LOC133677518 gene encoding uncharacterized protein LOC133677518; the encoded protein is MEWQKKAEVAEEITKAVKAELRNRITEYDELSNKNGLIQKELAKVKRSTKGKMSVDKEMMDSLEKGRSLLLKKLEVEKEKNRLAHLDIEEERRIRAQYMMQLEEERSSRKAAESDMRDYQKRAESSKGRMMALQSKMEIREEELKEMRSHYFEMEEELSKAKQERQECQDYMDSFTVQINSKIAELDIEKEELQRVRDKLARSEDMVRVLERSNEALGASNEVIIADNTVFHDKIRHVTKQVEQAARYAERLQQQATQVGNDASKYREYMAAITCFIGDLANRGNAF